The following are encoded in a window of Lactiplantibacillus brownii genomic DNA:
- a CDS encoding ATP-dependent helicase, whose amino-acid sequence MDYKRVSSHENININQNFLVSAGPGSGKTEFLVNHIHHIIKESGKINTLRKVLAITYTNVAADNLSRRIGYTSGLTQVSTIHSFLSEFILLPYSWLLEGKYSLPKKLTITPHQLASFSDFKELCQKYKCQYMTYYDNIRDRISSSIYFKKLNDHYSLTIDQKDTRVPNKRYHIKNDPKFFMEYKQSCWKNGIINYDDVLLLSLIILENNPFVAKLISNSFPFIFIDEFQDTSIIQAEIISILADNGSKVGVIGDENQSIYGFAHSSQETFRKFSLPKLNKYCININHRSSDPIIKLLNGITENSGKDPQILQNIPGPKPTIVVGEPRLVVNWFLKNHPQNSACSKMIISYSNDYIEQINPNYSAPSKKIKDNINKMRTDDRGRFIYSIIKSLKLASEGQINAGISSFFRSYEKTNADEKYVISKFYYAYNKINNYLNRDISTWFNEILLDKNIHEANSDNISKIMKKITGRNKCFLGLKVKYLLSDVPLEGTNSEFRTIHQSKGDEADEVLIMIDDTGKKRESNFSFLLNPSLSGSNEDDRVYYVAMSRARHELFFSIPSLNKNIRKQIEATGLVKIQDILDILNSEV is encoded by the coding sequence ATGGATTATAAAAGAGTATCATCTCATGAGAACATAAATATTAATCAAAATTTCTTGGTATCAGCTGGCCCCGGCTCAGGGAAAACAGAATTCTTAGTAAACCATATTCATCACATAATTAAAGAGTCTGGAAAAATAAACACATTAAGAAAGGTATTGGCGATTACTTATACGAATGTTGCAGCCGATAATCTTTCAAGGCGTATTGGATATACATCTGGTCTTACGCAAGTTTCAACAATACACAGCTTTCTATCAGAATTTATACTTTTACCATACTCATGGTTATTAGAAGGCAAATATTCTTTACCAAAGAAGCTCACAATTACCCCTCATCAATTAGCGAGTTTTTCTGATTTTAAAGAGCTTTGCCAAAAATATAAATGCCAGTATATGACATATTATGACAATATTCGGGATCGTATTTCTTCAAGTATATATTTTAAGAAGCTGAATGATCATTACAGTCTTACTATTGATCAGAAAGATACACGAGTTCCAAATAAAAGGTATCATATTAAAAATGATCCTAAATTTTTTATGGAATATAAACAATCATGTTGGAAAAACGGCATCATCAATTACGATGATGTTTTGTTGTTATCATTAATCATTTTAGAAAACAATCCATTTGTTGCTAAACTGATTTCTAATAGTTTCCCATTTATCTTTATTGACGAATTTCAAGACACTTCAATAATCCAAGCTGAAATCATTAGTATTTTAGCTGATAATGGAAGCAAAGTAGGAGTTATTGGCGATGAGAATCAATCAATTTATGGATTTGCGCATTCAAGTCAGGAAACCTTTAGAAAATTCAGTCTACCGAAACTAAACAAATATTGCATTAATATAAATCACCGGAGCAGCGACCCGATAATTAAACTTTTAAATGGAATTACAGAAAATTCTGGGAAGGATCCTCAAATTTTACAGAACATACCAGGTCCTAAGCCAACTATAGTGGTTGGAGAACCTAGATTAGTTGTTAATTGGTTTTTAAAAAATCACCCCCAAAACTCAGCATGTTCCAAGATGATCATTAGTTACAGTAACGACTATATTGAACAAATAAACCCGAATTACAGTGCCCCTTCTAAAAAAATTAAGGATAATATCAATAAGATGCGCACTGATGATAGAGGAAGATTCATCTATAGTATTATAAAATCACTTAAGTTAGCTTCTGAGGGTCAAATAAACGCCGGTATTTCATCTTTCTTCCGTTCTTACGAAAAAACAAATGCTGACGAAAAATATGTCATATCAAAGTTTTATTATGCTTACAATAAAATTAATAATTACTTGAATCGTGATATTAGTACATGGTTCAACGAGATTCTTCTTGATAAGAATATTCATGAAGCAAATTCTGATAACATTTCGAAAATAATGAAGAAGATTACAGGAAGAAATAAATGCTTTTTAGGGTTGAAAGTCAAATATTTATTGTCTGATGTTCCCTTAGAAGGTACTAACTCCGAATTTAGGACTATTCATCAATCCAAGGGTGATGAAGCAGATGAAGTGCTCATTATGATAGATGACACTGGCAAAAAAAGAGAAAGTAATTTTTCGTTTTTACTAAACCCAAGCCTTAGTGGAAGTAATGAGGATGACAGGGTTTATTATGTTGCAATGAGTCGCGCAAGACATGAACTGTTTTTTTCTATTCCGTCGTTAAACAAAAATATAAGAAAGCAGATTGAAGCCACTGGTTTAGTTAAAATTCAGGATATTCTTGATATATTAAATTCCGAAGTCTAA
- a CDS encoding ATP-dependent nuclease, producing MFISSVEITNFRTFKEKQIIRFTEGINILVGPNNIGKTTIISAIRLIFDKNKFGLDINDFSKTETKEELKNCSPKITVSVNLQKSNKEGSDSDDLLAIRNWLTDIDNPYKAKITMQFQLPTKYEKAYLDAVKDLDDIGSVWLELEDEFLPKYQRKYFVGESAQPLMDNSLSRFNCQYLPAIRDAEKRMNSGNKYLLNKLLNFFIDYDLKSNKELKKPDIEKMMQKRHKDFHDLAVRLLNNLSPRFKEGKKEMLKYSSQTGATFDGEEPEFNSALNDHDILKEFSLVVKNGESNVPINLNGLGYNNLIYISLVLAELQQSRDNSYFGDNSSVFPFLLIEEPEAHLHPDMQYDFLKFLQNNIKDGTTSETAKQVIITTHSPNITAAASLDDLIVLSKYKSGVKIGYPGETFIDNPKDKKFVERFLDVTRSNLFFTNQLILIEGLAEQMLIPQFMKADTSNIQNRHISIINLSGRYFIPFLRMFDTNKNPNTAIYKQIACLTDLDPVQGKQNKSCPPIFQTEPDSKNPNIESIKALKSANIKVFSQDEDSGYKSNEGWTFEYQLYMDNPDLMPLIFHDSMRYCDAWENLKKMSSKNLSIEKISNTFQNERSKQMDEILKENHNTNDLSEITDPKLIKLYLGTMFLYSIKDKGLYAQELSEEISSGKSITVPKYIKECFEWMADKNGL from the coding sequence TTGTTCATATCAAGTGTTGAAATAACAAACTTCAGAACTTTTAAGGAAAAACAAATAATTCGTTTTACAGAGGGAATTAACATTTTAGTTGGGCCCAACAATATTGGAAAAACCACGATAATATCAGCGATAAGATTAATCTTCGACAAAAATAAATTTGGATTAGATATAAATGATTTTAGTAAGACTGAAACAAAAGAAGAATTGAAAAACTGCTCTCCTAAAATCACTGTGTCAGTTAACTTGCAAAAATCAAACAAAGAAGGTAGTGATAGCGACGATCTTCTAGCAATACGCAATTGGCTGACTGATATAGATAATCCATATAAGGCAAAGATTACTATGCAGTTTCAACTTCCAACTAAATATGAAAAAGCATATTTGGACGCCGTAAAAGACTTAGACGATATAGGCAGTGTCTGGTTAGAGTTGGAAGATGAGTTTCTTCCAAAATACCAAAGAAAATATTTTGTAGGAGAGTCCGCACAACCATTAATGGATAATTCGTTAAGTCGTTTTAATTGCCAATATTTGCCAGCTATTCGAGATGCTGAAAAAAGAATGAATTCGGGAAACAAATATCTACTCAATAAACTTTTAAATTTTTTCATTGATTACGATTTAAAAAGCAATAAAGAGTTGAAAAAACCTGACATCGAAAAGATGATGCAAAAGCGACATAAAGATTTTCATGATCTGGCTGTGAGACTATTGAATAATCTTAGCCCTAGATTTAAAGAGGGTAAAAAGGAAATGCTGAAGTATTCAAGCCAAACCGGGGCTACTTTTGATGGTGAAGAACCAGAATTCAATAGTGCGTTAAATGATCACGATATCCTAAAAGAATTTAGTTTAGTTGTTAAAAATGGTGAATCAAATGTGCCAATAAATTTAAATGGGCTAGGATATAACAATTTAATTTATATTTCTTTAGTATTAGCTGAACTTCAGCAAAGTCGCGACAATTCTTATTTTGGTGACAATTCAAGTGTTTTTCCATTTCTATTAATAGAAGAACCTGAGGCACATCTTCATCCTGATATGCAATATGATTTTTTGAAATTTTTACAAAATAATATCAAGGATGGTACAACTAGTGAAACAGCAAAGCAGGTGATTATAACCACGCATTCTCCTAATATTACAGCTGCTGCTAGTTTAGATGATCTTATTGTTCTCAGTAAATATAAAAGTGGTGTTAAAATTGGATATCCTGGGGAAACGTTTATCGATAATCCAAAAGACAAGAAATTTGTAGAACGATTTTTAGATGTCACACGATCCAATTTGTTTTTTACTAATCAACTTATTCTTATTGAGGGGTTAGCGGAACAAATGCTAATACCGCAATTTATGAAAGCCGATACATCTAACATACAAAACAGACATATTTCTATTATTAATTTGTCGGGGCGCTATTTCATTCCCTTTTTAAGAATGTTTGATACAAATAAGAATCCTAATACCGCAATATATAAGCAGATTGCCTGTCTAACGGACTTAGATCCTGTTCAAGGAAAGCAAAACAAATCCTGTCCGCCAATATTCCAAACGGAACCTGACAGCAAAAATCCGAATATAGAAAGTATCAAGGCTTTGAAATCGGCTAATATTAAAGTGTTCTCACAAGATGAAGATTCTGGCTATAAGTCTAATGAAGGTTGGACGTTTGAATATCAGTTGTATATGGATAATCCTGATCTAATGCCATTGATCTTTCACGATTCTATGAGATATTGTGATGCATGGGAAAATTTGAAAAAAATGAGCAGTAAAAATCTGAGTATTGAAAAAATATCGAATACTTTCCAGAACGAAAGATCTAAACAAATGGACGAAATACTCAAGGAAAATCACAATACTAATGATTTATCAGAAATTACTGATCCCAAGTTAATTAAGCTATATCTAGGAACAATGTTTCTATATTCAATTAAAGATAAGGGCCTTTATGCGCAAGAACTTTCCGAAGAAATAAGTAGTGGTAAATCTATTACAGTGCCAAAATACATCAAAGAATGTTTCGAATGGATGGCAGATAAAAATGGATTATAA